The genomic interval tggtaccgcttgccatgcggtagcagagagaacagtctattactagggttggagtctttgacaatttttagggccgtcctctgacaccgcctggtatagaggtcctggatggcaggaagcttggcccagtgatgtacttgggtagtacgcactaccctctgtagtgccttgcgatcggaggccgagcagttgccataccaggcagtgatgcaacccgtcaggatgctttcgatggtgcagctgtagaaccttttggggatctgaggacccatgccaaatcttttcagtctcctgaggggaaataggttttgttgtgtcctcttcacgactgtcttggtgtgcttggaccatgttaatttgttggtgatgtggaaggcaaggaacttgaagctctcatcctgctccactacagcccaattgaatgggggcgtgctcggtcctccttttcctgtagtccacaatcatctcctttgtcttgatcacattgagggagaggttgctgtccttgCACAACACGGTcaggtgtctgacctcctccctataggctgtctcagcGTTgtcaatgatcaggcctaccactgttgtgtcatcggcaaacttaatgatggtgttggattcgTGCCTGGCCGTGTGGTTACCTACcgttaccacctgggggaggcccgtcaggaagtccaggatccagttgcagagggaggagtttagtcccaggtttcttagcttagtgatgagctttgatggcactatggtgttgaatgctgagctgtagtcaatgaatagcattctcacataggtgttccttttgtccaggtgtgaaagggcagtgtggcgtgcaatagagattgcatcatctgtggatctgttggggcggtatgcaaatggtattgggtctagggtttctgggataatggtgttgatgtgagccaagaccagccttttcaaagcacttcatggctacatacgtgagtgctacgggtcggtaatcagttaggcaggttaccttagggttcttgggcacagggactatggtggtctgcttgaaacatgttggtattacagactcagacagggagaggttgaaaatgtcagtgaagacacttgccatttgGTCAGCGCATGTTCGGACTACACGTCCTAGTAATCGATCTGgtcctgtggccttgtgaatgttgacctgtttaaaaggtcttactcatatcggctGCGAAAAGTGTGACCACACattcgtccggaacagctgatgctctcatgcatgtttcagtgttacttgactCGAAGCaaacatagaagtaatttagctcgtctggtaggcttgtgtcactgggcagctctcggcagtgtttccctttgtagtctgtaatagtttgcaagccctgccacatccgatgagtgttggagccggtgtagtacgatttgatcttagtcctgtattgacgctttgcctgtttgaatgatcattggagggcatagcgggatttcttataaacttccgggttagagtcccattccttgaaagcggcagctctaccctttagctcagtgcggatgttgctgcctggaggtgtgttttaggtccttgtcctgttgaaaaacaaattatactcccactaagcgcaaaccagatgggatggtgtatcgctacagattgttgtggtagccatgttggttcagtgtgctttgaattctaaataaatcacagacagtgtcaccagcaaagcacccccacaccatcacacctcctcctccatgtttcacgttGGGAACcaaacatgcggagatcatccgttcatctactctgcatctcacaaagacacgacagttggaaccaaaaatctcaaatttggactcatcagaccaatggacagatttccaccagtctaatgtccattgctcttgtttcttgacccaaacaagtctcttctttttattggtgtcctttagtagtggtttctttgcagcaatatgaccatgaaggcctgattcacgcattctcctcttaacagttgatgttgagatgtgtctgttacttgaactctgtgaagcatttatttgggctgcaatctgaggtgcagttaactctaatgaacttatcctctgcagcagaggtaactctgggtcttcctttcctgtggcagttctcatgagagacagttttttCGACTGcacttttatatatattttttaatttaactaggcaagtcagttaagaacaaattcttatttataataaacagcctaccccggccaaaccctaacccggacgacattgggccaattgtgcaccgccctaagctggacgacgctgggccaattgtgcgccgccccacttgaagaaactttcaaaggtcttgaaatttttcggattgactgaccttcatgtcttaaagtgatgatggactgtcatttctatttgcttattcgagctgttcttgacataatatggacttagtcttttacaaatatggctatcttgtcacaatacaactgatcctactgatcctcgactttggcgatgtcatctacaaaattgcttccaacactctcctcagcaaactggatgcagtttatcacagtgccatccgttttgtcactaaagcaccttataccacccaccactgcgacctgtatgctctagtcggctggccctcgctacatattcgtcgccagacccactggctccaggtcatctacaagtccatgctaggtaaagctccgccttatctcagttcactggtcacgatggcaacacccacccgtaacacgtgctccagcaggtgtatctcactgatcatccctaaagccaacacctcatttggccgcctttcgttccagttctctgctgcctgtgactggaacgaattgcaaaaatcgctgaagttggagacttttatctccctcaccaacttcaaacatctgctatctgagcagctaaccgatcgctgccgcTGTtgatagtctatcggtaaataacccacccatttttacctacctcatccccatactgtttttattcattttattttctgctcttttgcacaccaatatctctacctgtacatggccatctgatcatttatcactccagtgttaatctgcaaaattgtaattattcgcctacctcctcatgtcttttgcacacaatgtatatagactctcctttttttctactgtattattgacttgttaattgtttactccatgtgtaactctgtgttgtctgttcacactgctatgctttatcttggccaggtcgcagttgcaaatgagaacttgttctcaactagcctacctggttaaataaaggtgaaataaaaaataaataaaaaaattggctcaaacacattaagaaggagcgaaattccacaaatgaacttttaacaaggcatacctgttaattgaaatgcattccaggtgactacctcatgacgctggttgagagaatgccaagagtgtgcaaagctgtcaaggcaaagggtggctactttcaggaatctcaaatatatataaaatatattttatttaacacatttttggttactacatgattccatatgtttaatttcatagttaagatatattcactattattctacaacgtagaaaatagtataacaaagaaaacccctggaatgagtgtgtgtccaaacttttgactggtactgtatatatatgtatattttatttgtacctttattttgacagtgcTCATATGTCTCTTGGGCTGGCTATATAATTATTAAGTTAATTGGGAATTAGAATGTATGTGGAGTCTAAATTTATAGGCAGATAATTCGGATGTGCAGGTGAGGTGAGTAACTCTATGATAATTTGCATAATACTTGCACACCACATCCGCATTCCTCATCCAGATTTCTGCTTCCATTTTTCCTGAAAGACCCCCAAACAACCACTGACTATATATTCATCCATAAAAACCTACATTTTATTCACCCATAGATTATTTTTTTCGCACATACATGAGCGTTCACAAATTCCAGATAGACATTTATTCCTTGGACAATGATATGAACATAATGCATAAAATATTCGATTTTTTTAATCTATTAATTCAACACATACTCGTTTCTTACACGTCATGATTAATTCCATAAAAACACAATTAATACGTTCAACAGGTAGGGAGACTATACAGAAGACAGATGGTTTCATATGAACACATAGGAGCCACTTGCTTGCACGGCAATAATTCACATCATCCATAATGACACTTGAAACACCAAAAACCAAATGTGTCGACAAGGAGTACGGTTGAAAACGGATCGAAATGTTCTGATTAATCCACTATATATGAGTTCCTTGTATGTTTACCCTATAGCACCAACCAACGTGGTTGCCCAAAGCGTGATTTCTCTGGTATGTCGACAGAACCTGCATGAGATTATCTAATTCTATAGCAGCTCGATAATAAAACACTCACTtacgtatttaaaaaaaaatcttcataAGGAAGCCAATTATCAATGCAGATATCAAGACATCCACACACTAAATTAAGCCTTTATACACAGCTCATTTTCACATGCCTGACTTTGACTGATCAGACCATGCATCATATTCAACGCTTCAGAGATTATCCTTTTTCAAAGGACACTGCATTGCCCACTTCCTAATTAACATAACATTTCATTACTAAATACTGTACACTATGATTGTAAAGTCTATTATTGCACATTATCACGAAGGCAAAAAACAAAGTACAGTTACACAGTCTCCCTTTTGCTCTGTCAATCAGTCTGTCATTCAGCGCCAATGATTGATGAGATGATGACCTATGGGCTACAGAGGTAGAATGTATACATTCTTATTCCTCGACTCCATATTTGAATGCCTCAATGAGCCCCTCTACTGAGTGAATAAACCCAGAAATGCTGCATATGCCTCCTATAACGAATATGGCGACGTCGAAGAACACGTGGTGCCATAAGAGTTTCCTCCACATCAGTTTTAGATGAAAGAGAGCCGGGAGAAGGAAGCACAACCCGGCGCCGGTAAGACTCCCGGTTAGGCCCATGAGGAGTGCGAAGTGCGGGACAAAGATGGCCATGATCAACGTGAACACCACCAGGAGGCACCGGAGGCCCAGTCCCCAGGACTTAATCCGTCCTCCCGGCCCGTAACAGTCAGGGAAAATAGCGCGCCCTCCATCCTGGAAAAAAGACTTCTCCAGGACCTCTACAGCAGCGAAGAACGGCAGCGGATACGAAAGCAAGGCCTTGGCCACCAGGAACAGGTTTACCACCGCTCTGATGGTGGACGGCAGGTTGTCCGTGATAACCTCTTTGGTGGCATCTGCCCAAGTCAAGTAGGCCACCAGAGCGAACAGGCCCTTCAGAACGCAGGCTCCGATGTGAGTCCAGTCCATCATGCAGTGGAACTCCTTTGGCCTCTGCATGTTCCCCTCCAGCGAGGGCAGGAAGATCTGGGACGTGTAGCTGAAGACGATGATGCCGATGGAGATGGGAAACTTCTTGACATCGATATAGAACTTGACTTTATCCCAGGCCCAGTCGCGGGCTCTGGAGAGGCAGTAGGCTATCACCAGGATGTTGATGACAAAGTGCGCGATGGTGCAGAGCAAGCTGAACTTGGACACCGCCTTGAGGCTCTTGAGGAACGCGCAAGGCAGGAGGGCAGCCGTGGCGACTACAGACCAGGCCTTCTGCGAGACCGGAAGATTGGGGAAGCTGTTGACCATCAGGTTGCCGCTGACCACCACGTACAGGATACAGGTCATGACCAACTCAATGATCTGAGCAACGTTAACTATATGTCCGCCCAGAGACGGGAACCGTGGCTGGCAGCACGCGTTGGCGATGTCCACGTAGGAGTCCCTCACGCGCACCAGAATTCCATCCTCATTCTCTTCATACAGACACGCAATAAGAATCTTTCCGGTGTAACAACATACAACGGCGGCAAATATGATAAGAAAGAGTCCGAGGTATCCTCCGTGAAGAATGGCGTATGGTAACCCAAGGACGAACATCCCCTGTGGATACACAAGCACAGTTGAGTCGTAATGGAAATGGTCTTATCGAAGTGGCATGCCTCCCCACACCACACATTcaataaatgtatcatatttaAAGTTGTATAATAATAGCAAACGACATTCACATTTTCATAATCATACATGTGTGAAACCCCATATTTAACGACtggaattgagagagaaaaaggCATAGGCAGTTCTCTGTTCTTCTGTCAGGTGACTAGCGTCCAGGCACAGAATCTAATATTTCTAAGATATTTCCTCATCAATAACTGGATTTATTTTGTACAATCCACTGTAATAATACATATACCATTTAGGAGATGCTGATATCCAAATCGATTTACAGACATTTATGCATACATTTTaagtatgggtggtcccgggaatcgaacaTACTACCCTGGGTTacaagctccatgctctaccaactacaAAGGACCACTGTGAAATGTTATCAAGAATAAAGATGTAGGCCTAATGGTGCCTGAGGCTAATCCAAACCATTTTAGCCGTGATTCATTCCAGACGGAGAGGCAACCGGGGGTCTGTTTTTTGCTGATAAGAAATAGGCTATCTTGCATAAACCCCCATTTTTCTCTAAAATCTCAAATTATTATTATACACATGCTTAAAATTAAATTGACATTATCTTCTGATTAAATGAAGGCACATATATGCAgttgtttttaaataaaatatttaggTCACACTTGTTCTAAATGAAGGATTGTGAAATATGAAACCATACAATGCCTATTCAAAGTCTATTTTTACATGTCAATTAAAACATTTCTAAAGTCATTTTAAGGTCCGTTTCAGTATTTTTGTAGGATGCAAATCGGTGTCCCTGAATGGGCGTATATTGCAAGCCTATCTTGACAATAGGCTTACATTGACATAGTGccaatatgtttgtgtgtttctttaaatTATTTCTACCTGAATGGCATTGGTGACGTTCCACCCCGCATCCCAAGTGGTAATTTTGGGTTTGTCCTCTAATGCCAACTCGTTACACGCCCCAGTGTTcttgagggaggaagaggatggtgGACCGGTTCCGTCTCTCTGGTAGTGGCTGTCCCCCACCATCAACTCGTCTCCTCCGTCCATATCTCCCCCTTCTTCGTCACCCTGCATGATGTCCATCTGCATCCCCTGCCTATAGTCAAAATCCAAGTCATCGCAGTCCACGAACCCCAGACCCTCTTCATCCGTAGCGGCCTGGAAGCCAAGCCTGGCAAACACTCCGCTTACCTTGGCCTGAGACTTATTGGACACTGTGTTGGCCGCATTGGTCAGCTTGTTGCCGATCTTGTGTCGAATTAAGTGAGCCATTGTTGTGAAATAAATGTGGATCTTCAGATATCAATTGGATCAAATATGGTTATTAGTTATTTtggctgttgctgctgctgtgagAGAAAGATAACCATGCCTGTTGCCAATACGTTTTGACGTTTCTCTTAACGGCTGTCCAACCGTTACATCCACATAGGCTCTCCTTAAAATCCCGTCTGTTGGTCTTGATTATCCATGTCACTCTCAAACCCCTCCTGACACTTTCTTGGCTTCAGAAGAAATTATGCAAAACAATTCCTCCTCAAGTTGGTTCTTCTAAACTGCTGAATGTGATCGAATGTCCCTGTTTGTGACCTTTCCATTAAGTTGTCCGTTTTGGTTCGGATGTTGCAGTCAACTGTGGCGCAGCTGTGACAAGTGCAAACCACGAGCGATGGAATCTGTGTGTCACAGTCGGACTAGGCACGTGTCCTCGTATACTGCCAATGCAATGACTTGCTCAGCAGGCAAAAACCTCTCATGGTTCTGAAGcgggcgtgtgtgcgtgtgtgagagcgagagagacgcagCCTACGACATAAGTATGACCCCCTCACTGGCGCAAATTCTCTGCAGTAGCCTAAGACCAAGGACAAAATTGTCAATTTATTACGTTTAGCAAATTGCTTTGAGATTTTAGAGGGAGAAAGGGGTGTAGTATTTCGTTACCAGAGGCATGGATGCTAGCTCTTACGCTTTATTTATACAAAAATATTTATGCTTTATTCGATTAAGATCATTTTGCATATTGAATTAGACCTaaattctatttttatttttgatcgATCATTTGTTCCAATATTTTTCGTTATGATATGATGACACTAAACATATTCAGATCGTGTTGATCTTGCAGATGTATGATCAGTTTCATGAAGGTGTAGTTTATAATTGCAGACGCACATTTTCGTTGAAAAATGTGATTTAGACTGCCTACCATTCATAGGCCTATACcaatgttttgtctttgtctttttaTTCCTAATGCAAAAATACATAGAGGTGTAAAATGGATAAATAAGTATGACATATTTGAAGATCAAAATCGAACCTAGCTGTGACATCAATAGCATATTATTTTGATTATTTCCGTTTGTTTTTTTAGTTTATTCGCTATAAGAATTAGGAGACAATGTTTTGTTCAAAACaatctttttaaattttttattctTGTCTAATTTGTTTTCCGATTATTTAAATTGATTAGCGGATCTCTGTAGCCGAAGTCATTTTTGTTCTGCTCATGGGAGCAGATACTTTAAATTTAGCTGATAAATTAGAGACCACGAGCCGCATTCATCTTCATGAGAAAATTCTACCAATTTCAGCATTGCAGAACCTGGGACAGCGACTTGAATTTGCGCATGTTGGCTATAACCTTCAGTAACTGCcatgtcatttttttaaatgccccCTGTTGTTTGCAAGCTATTTCCAATGTAGATCTTCACATCATTAGCAAATTCCTCATGATTAGATCAACTATACATCTGGGATGGAAACCAAATGTAGGCCTAAATAGTATAATATCTTATGTTCGTTGTCCTTGAAAGGGCATGGCATTCTCGTCCTCATTAAAAACATGCCCGTGTCATGTGCGTCTGCTTTAGAACTCCCAAATTACGATATGACATTAAAGAGCAGGAATGTGTTCGAAAATGCAGAAGAAAAAAATAACGGTAACATTTGATGCCTCCAACTGTAATCCCTAAGATGATAAGAGGCACCTTATCCTTTCTCTTCTAATCGGTTCCGACATGTCACGACGCATTACAGTATTACTGTCATCAGGTTTTGGTGCCTGCGTATGCAAGGCATTTCTAACATTTCCATCTGTCGGAATACATTATTAACATTAAAGGAAAGGCAGAAATACAGTTTACTCTTTCACAGAGTGAGAATAgcacatggacagactgatgaTACATTAATTACAGAATAATGTATGTTGAATTGTGCATTGGTCGAAGACTAAATGAGACAAAAACGTGAAAGACTACGAGAACTCAACATTTTGCATCAACCCAGAGAGAAAGTTCCTATATTTTCATGCTGGGCTTAGGTTGCTTTGCCAGCTGCCATTTGTGTTGAGGCATGCAcagtgtgcgtgtatgtgtgtgtgtgtgtgtgtgctggcatgtgtgtgtgtgtgtgtgaggacagtGAGGAAAGAATGTTCCCGGGAGAGTCCTTGGGGCATCTCAGTGACTAAACCTCCCTCCCCCATCGTGTGCAAAACCCTGGTCTTGGACAGAGGATAGGCTGAAAATGTTACACAAACCCCCCCCCCTGGATTAAAATGAACAGCACTGCACCTTCATCATGAAACAGGGTTTTGAATTCCAGTGAAATGTACTTACTAATCTTCTGGAcccaaaaatatgttgttctctaTCTGTATTTGCACATTTGGAGCTTCATAAGAAATTGATTTTCAGACATATTATTATTGAGATGGCATCAAATTGCTTGCTGTGGTGACCAATTTAGCTTTGGGTTACAGAGGCAAAGATTTATTCAGCAAAGATGAAAGAGGGATGTCTGAAGGGGGAGAGATACTGAAGGCCTATAACCTGCTAACATGCACCAACTGGGGGCAATAGACTCAGATAGTTGCCATGGCCACAATAATTGGTTGGCAAGACTCAAAGGAACACAGGTTGTCTGTCTGAAAGCCTCACTAGATGAAAAGGGAAGCCACTCAAGCCAATCTAGAGCCCTAACAATGGGAAGGGATCTAATAAAATATTGCATCCTGGATTGAGAAAAAACTGAGCATTTTGGTTTAGAATAGAGAAATGTAATCTGCTGCTTATACTAAATGGTCCACAAGGACATGCAATTTACATAGGAAtagataaataaacacacacacaattttgaaATCTTTCCTTGGATCCCCtatgaaacacaaacacaacttacacatacacacagacactacacacccAGGGATTCATGCAAAGTGACAGGTGCACAAACACATTAATAACTCTATGGCCCAAAAATATCGTTATGCTTACAGGGCTTAAGACTGAAGAGAGTGGTAGTGACAGTCTCTGTGTGTGAGGGGGCGGGGTAGTGTTTAGGGGTTGCAGGGCGTTTGGTTTGCTGCTGTGGCTCTGGTATCAGGCAGTCTAGTTGTTAAGAGCCttgggccagtaactaaaaggtcgctggtttgaatcccgagccaactaggtgaaaaatctgtcaatatgcccttgagcaaggcactttacccTAGTTGCTCtggtaagagcatctgctaaattactcaaatgtaaatatcAGAGGTAGCAGTAGGAATCTCAATGCATACCTCAGCCTATTATGTAAACGGTGTTCCCTTCCCCTCATTCATTTATGTCACAGATAGTTGGAGGTTCTCTTTTTATTTCACCAGTCCTGCATGCAAAGATTCAAACGGACATTTCACCATTTAATCTCATGATCAGCACAGAGAGAGCTGCAGCAGGAAAGATCAGTCTTTTAGGTACTGACAATCATAACATTGTTATTCTACTACCTCAACTAAATTATAAGAATGATAATATTAACAGAGTAGTAACATGACAATAACCCAATAAATGTCTTAAGAGTCTTGCAGGAACACTTGAATATGACAGCTGATGACAAGCTAATTAGGATCTCTCTACCCTGCTTCTACAAAATGGAGGAGCTACATCAAGGCAGTCCCAAAGCGCTTGTAGCCTAATTGTTCCTCTGCGGCTCATCACGGTATGACATGCACAACAAGCAAAGGTTCCCAGTGTTAGGGACAGAGGTA from Oncorhynchus tshawytscha isolate Ot180627B linkage group LG22, Otsh_v2.0, whole genome shotgun sequence carries:
- the LOC112222138 gene encoding vesicular inhibitory amino acid transporter yields the protein MAHLIRHKIGNKLTNAANTVSNKSQAKVSGVFARLGFQAATDEEGLGFVDCDDLDFDYRQGMQMDIMQGDEEGGDMDGGDELMVGDSHYQRDGTGPPSSSSLKNTGACNELALEDKPKITTWDAGWNVTNAIQGMFVLGLPYAILHGGYLGLFLIIFAAVVCCYTGKILIACLYEENEDGILVRVRDSYVDIANACCQPRFPSLGGHIVNVAQIIELVMTCILYVVVSGNLMVNSFPNLPVSQKAWSVVATAALLPCAFLKSLKAVSKFSLLCTIAHFVINILVIAYCLSRARDWAWDKVKFYIDVKKFPISIGIIVFSYTSQIFLPSLEGNMQRPKEFHCMMDWTHIGACVLKGLFALVAYLTWADATKEVITDNLPSTIRAVVNLFLVAKALLSYPLPFFAAVEVLEKSFFQDGGRAIFPDCYGPGGRIKSWGLGLRCLLVVFTLIMAIFVPHFALLMGLTGSLTGAGLCFLLPALFHLKLMWRKLLWHHVFFDVAIFVIGGICSISGFIHSVEGLIEAFKYGVEE